In Amycolatopsis methanolica 239, a single genomic region encodes these proteins:
- a CDS encoding winged helix-turn-helix domain-containing protein, which translates to MSDDPDGSRAVDERIVFDPDSNPDKYIYEHLADHLARLIAAGQLKPNTPLPAERRLAAEYGVALGTARHATSILRDLGLVVTVRSKGTFVRGPRASAES; encoded by the coding sequence ATGAGCGATGACCCCGACGGCAGCCGTGCTGTCGACGAACGCATCGTCTTCGATCCGGACAGCAATCCGGACAAGTACATCTACGAGCATCTGGCCGATCACCTGGCCAGGCTCATCGCTGCGGGCCAACTGAAGCCCAATACGCCGTTGCCGGCCGAACGGCGGCTGGCCGCTGAGTACGGCGTGGCGCTGGGCACGGCTCGTCACGCGACCAGCATCCTGCGGGACCTGGGCTTGGTCGTGACCGTCCGCTCTAAGGGCACCTTCGTTCGCGGGCCTCGTGCGTCCGCTGAATCTTGA
- a CDS encoding HD domain-containing protein, producing MSLISWAYDLSEAKLRDALPRRWAHVQGVARQARTLAPIAGSDAELLEAAAILHDIGYAPDLVDTGFHPIDGATYLAKVDAPERLVHLVAHHSYAVYEAELRGLTEELADFHDERGSIRDALWYCDLTTSPDGETVDAEDRIAEIKRRYGPDHLVTRFIIGATPELLAAVERTKGRLSAVSAANPNGRPQGA from the coding sequence ATGTCGCTGATTTCGTGGGCATACGACCTCTCTGAGGCCAAGCTGCGTGACGCACTGCCTCGACGATGGGCCCACGTGCAGGGCGTAGCCCGGCAGGCGCGCACCCTCGCGCCGATCGCCGGATCGGACGCTGAACTGCTCGAAGCCGCGGCCATCCTTCACGACATCGGGTATGCCCCCGATCTGGTCGACACCGGCTTTCATCCCATCGACGGCGCTACCTACCTCGCCAAGGTCGATGCCCCCGAACGGCTCGTGCACCTCGTCGCACACCACTCCTACGCCGTCTACGAAGCCGAACTGCGGGGGCTGACCGAAGAACTGGCCGACTTCCACGACGAACGCGGCTCGATCCGCGACGCGCTCTGGTACTGCGACCTCACCACCTCGCCGGACGGCGAGACCGTCGACGCCGAAGACCGCATCGCGGAGATCAAGCGGCGCTACGGCCCTGACCATCTCGTGACTCGGTTCATCATCGGTGCCACTCCTGAGCTGCTGGCAGCCGTCGAGCGCACGAAGGGCCGTCTCTCCGCCGTCTCGGCGGCTAACCCAAATGGACGTCCTCAGGGTGCTTGA
- a CDS encoding NUDIX domain-containing protein: MPKKDYYDDPDAPAANSIVPAVAAVVRNEAGDILMIERTDNGLWALPGGAQDLGESVVDAVRREVEEETGLTVEVTGISGIYSDPKHVIAYDDGEVRQEFSICFHARPLAGSLRPSSESRQVHWVAPERLDELDIHPSMQLRIDHAIKHPEDVHLG, translated from the coding sequence GTGCCGAAAAAGGACTACTACGACGACCCCGACGCCCCGGCCGCCAACAGCATCGTGCCCGCGGTCGCCGCTGTGGTGCGCAACGAGGCCGGCGACATCCTGATGATCGAGCGCACCGACAATGGCCTCTGGGCGCTCCCCGGCGGAGCCCAGGACCTCGGCGAATCGGTGGTGGACGCCGTCCGGCGCGAGGTCGAGGAGGAAACCGGGCTGACGGTCGAGGTCACCGGGATCAGCGGCATCTACTCCGACCCCAAGCACGTCATCGCCTACGACGATGGCGAGGTGCGCCAGGAGTTCTCGATCTGCTTCCACGCCCGCCCGCTCGCAGGGTCGCTGCGGCCCAGCTCGGAGTCACGGCAGGTGCACTGGGTCGCCCCGGAGCGCCTGGACGAGCTGGACATCCACCCCTCGATGCAGCTGCGCATCGATCACGCGATCAAGCACCCTGAGGACGTCCATTTGGGTTAG
- a CDS encoding helix-turn-helix domain-containing protein → MTNERLRDALLSRGLTPDQLAERIAVDPKTVERWITKGRTPYAKSRHKIAAILQESESYLWPDALSEAKASEVSNSEIVKVYAHRNSVPADLWDKLLAQATTYVDMLVYVGMFMTEKPGLLELLRSKAEAGARIRLLFGDRDAPAVIQRSTDEGIGPHTISAKIDHALAYFRKLDGVPGIEIRTHGTVLYNSIFRFDDEMIVNPHVYGKMAAHAPALHLRRLSAGDLFTTYADSFTAVWEHAQPHKWED, encoded by the coding sequence ATGACCAACGAGCGTCTACGTGACGCCCTGCTGTCGCGGGGTCTCACCCCGGACCAGCTCGCCGAGCGTATCGCAGTGGACCCGAAGACGGTCGAGCGCTGGATCACCAAGGGGCGCACGCCCTATGCGAAGTCGCGGCACAAGATCGCCGCAATCTTGCAGGAGAGTGAGAGCTACCTATGGCCTGACGCGCTGTCCGAGGCCAAGGCGAGCGAGGTCAGCAACTCCGAAATCGTGAAGGTCTACGCCCACCGCAACTCGGTGCCGGCCGACCTCTGGGACAAGCTCCTGGCACAGGCCACGACGTACGTGGACATGCTGGTCTACGTCGGCATGTTCATGACCGAGAAGCCCGGCCTGCTGGAGCTGCTGCGGAGCAAGGCCGAGGCAGGGGCGCGAATCCGGCTGCTGTTCGGCGACCGGGACGCCCCGGCGGTGATCCAGCGCAGCACCGACGAGGGCATCGGACCGCACACGATCTCCGCGAAGATCGACCACGCTCTGGCCTACTTCCGCAAGCTCGACGGCGTACCCGGAATCGAGATCCGGACGCACGGAACGGTGCTGTACAACAGCATCTTCCGCTTCGACGACGAGATGATCGTCAACCCGCACGTCTACGGCAAGATGGCCGCCCACGCCCCCGCGCTACACCTGCGGCGGTTGTCGGCGGGCGACCTCTTCACCACCTACGCGGACAGCTTCACCGCCGTGTGGGAGCACGCTCAACCGCACAAGTGGGAGGACTGA